The DNA sequence TAAACTTCACATAATATCCCTTTCTGAAATAACTAAGGTAACTTGTTCACCAATTAAGAGACGATTGATGCCGTCAGTCTTTGGCAGTTTCATAAGAGCCACCTGTACCGATgtcatcccaagcgccacagattaagcttaaacgactggaaaatttaatatccatataaaaaaatgaaagctccacagctttattggtttgatcaatagatggcgtattacaactcatcattatattgctatcctgttcttgcaatgtgtttcgacaagtttcatcttatcatgacctatatagccttctaactttctgagcaaaaacctatatgaatggtcgtgtggtcagatacgtgggtatcaacaccaacgaccataactcaaatctcacttgcttcagtgctggtggtttccgttggagtttagtatttaaacaatcgtatcgccgttctagttctagcgatgcataacttcaatgcgaaaccatacaacagtacagaggaaatgagaaagctctcctcaagcgaggaagctccacaggttgggtatcccacaaacagatggcgtcaccagcttttttgctatttttagaatgcatgagtcgtttgccgtctgctaaacgaagtctttctatattcgtttaggtagagaatttgaggcgtttagaaggcgTTTAGTGgacgtttagtggatttgtggcacttgggatgcTTCAAAAAGCTATAAACTTTCACCAAATTCGGCAATGTTCTTAACAAGCCTCCATACACATTAGCTTTAGAAttcgagctggctatttgggtacaCAATTTTACAGATTTGTAAATGTTTAACGCATAAATAATATAATGTCACTGAAATTTAACCATGAATAAAAGGAATTGGatcaaaaaaatcaaacctaTGAGTTGAATGCAGCATCCCTCACAACATGTCAAATTCAATAATTcaagaaaatgcaaatatttccAATGGGGAAAAAACCTGCTCGAATGTCTGTGGAAATATCCCCAGCTACATGGGAACAGAAAATTATCtcgacacaaaaaaacccttttcaaATTTCCTTCTTTGTTTGGACCAGTGAAAAAACTACACCACTCATACAGCCCAAATGTCAAACATCACTGTCCCAAAACTACCCCTATCATGTATAAATCTTGTTCGAAGGGATCATGAGTGTTGTTTGTAATTATTTCTTGcattttttccatattttagtgacttttttgtaacatttttttttagtttttttttcgaacaaTAATTTGAACCCAAAATGCTCAACCGTTGAAATTGTGTCTCCCTTCCCCCCCTCTAGTCCTGTTTGCTCAGGCCAGGAGCAAAAACGTCAAATTCCGTGCAAGCTGTCAAAGCGTCCTTTTTTCCCAAGAAAACCCGTCATCCCCTGTGTGGCTGTGTAAACCTTGCGCAAACGCTCTCATTCGGGCGCACgacgcaagaagaagaaaaaacacgcacacacacacaccgacacaccgacacacacggGGACGAGCTGTGCACGCACACATCGCACCAGCAAACCCAGGAGGGGGACCGCATTTGACGGTGGATGGTTCGCCAGTTTTTCACGCTCGCAGGCACCCTCCAAACCGCGAGAGTGTGTCAGGCAGGCCACTCTATTTGCAAACATTCGCGCATTGATAAAACAAGtgtgtgtcgtcgtcgtcgttcgcCGTTTGTCGTCATCGTACGTGAGGATATAGCGCCCGTGTGTGGTGCCGTACGGTGTGTGCTCCCGGGGCTGCTGCTGAACACGGAAAAACGAAAAGCGCTGCAACCAACTCTCGATGGAACATGACTTCAGGTACAGGTGACTCGTTGCGGGGGTGgctctgtgtctgtgtatgtatgtgcgcgtgtgagtgtgtgcgcgttttaaggggaggagggggggggggcttgctggaaaatggatttcgcacgcacgcacagagtttttcttttcacacaCCCCCCGCCCACCTTCCACAtcaacctcccccccccaccgaACAGAACCTATCTGCTCTGCTCGGCTCTGCTCCGGGTCCCTGCAACATTGccaaatgcattaaaaatttCCCAAcaccctcctcctcccccttcAAACCATTTTCGTGTATGTTTCTGTGTGcgctactgtgtgtgtgtgtggctgttcAGGTGCAAAAGGCGATGAAACGACCAGAAGGAGCGAAGGgctgtttgtgtatgtgtatgtgtgtctgtgcgtgtgtgtgtgtgtgtgtgtcgatgaAAATTTGTTGATGGAAAAACGCGTAGTGGAAAAACTGTCGCGAGaacaatttgaaacatttcataCCAGCGTAGTGATTGGGTGCGGAAGGGGTGGAGGTAGGGTGGGGGggggttgattttccgttgtTGTTTTCGCGGTGGCCGATTTGGGCAGGTGAGAGAAGtttttcccgttttttccCTACCACAACCGGACAACGGCacccgtgtgtgtatgtgtgtgtgtgtgcgtttttgtttccttgctgtatgcgtgcgtgtgtttgtgtgtatgtgtgtgtgtgtgcgagtgtttcATCCGGAAATGGTACGGCTGGAGGGGCTTTTCTggatctttttttcttctctcgctttgcttttcccttttctctctctctttattactctccctctctcactctctctcagGCAGGTTAATTTagctattttttgtgtgtgctttgctcttcctcctccccccACAATGGCACCTACCAGCCACTCGCTTCGTTTCCCGCGGTTGTGTGCAAAGTGCGGAAAAACgcacgagaaagagagagagagggagagtgaaAAAAACGAAGGAGGTGGGTTTAATAAtacaaaagaaagagagagaaaaaaaacccgcgaCCCTTTCTTTGCGCCCAACAGCGGGTAGGGAAACACGGGAGCCATTTTCCTTCGTGCTTCATCCtttgcacgtgtgtgtgtgtgtgtgaagttttttttcactttttctgtttttttcttcttcttccttcggCGCAAATTGGTTGGGGGAAGGAGCAGGGGGAGGGGAGAGATAAGGCTGGTAAGGATTCGCCAGGCGtgcagcacgcacgcacgcacacatacaaagccACAGACACAAACAGTGAGTGATTGCATACTTGCAGGCGCGCGCTGCGAACGTtcgaaacaacacaaaaaaaacacaaaaaatacgcCGAAGTGAAACCAGCCCTCGAGGAAAATACATCAtacaccgccaccgccaccaccaccccgtGCCTCTCCAATCATCCTGTTCAAACCATTTTTTGGACcgccgtgtgtgcgtgtgtgtgtgtaactattccgaaaaaaaacttttcaatCAACAAAGTTTTCCTCCTGctggtgctgtgtgtgtgtccgaatgtgtgtctgtatgtgtgtgtgtgtgatatttttttccattttccctcACTTCGCTTTCCCACTGCCAGTAAAGGAGacactgtgtgcgtgtgtgtgtgtgtgtatgtatgtgtgtctctCAGCTCGCCCCTCTAACATTttaacccccctccccttcatTCGTGGAAATTGGGTTGCCCAAAgggagcagaagcagcagggtttgaattattaaaagcaaaatgatgatgatcacacacacacacacacacacaaacacaaacgtgcgcgcgcgcgcacttacacacacacgcacgcgtgCACAAACACGtttcaaaacagaaaaacaacaaacacacgcagcGCTAGCGAAATGTGTGTGCGGGAAGGATTATATCATAAGTTTGGGGcacgttttctttttgttttaatgaaaCATTCATCCTTTTTTTAGTGGTGGGACGGGGGGGGGAAGGGTGGCAagggtgagagagagagagcacgatAGTGAGAGAGGTAAGGGCCACTGAAACGAGGGATACGCATTGCCAAACGCGTGATGGAGCTCGACGACCAAGGGATGAGaaagaggagggggggggggagggaaggcCCTTACCTACACAGTGTTTAGAGTTCGGGAAGGGGTAGAGGAAGGTGGAGGGAAATGAATGATGGAGGTCTATCTTgttaaggggggggggggggggggtgcgaaGGGAATTCATGCGTACGtgagtgttgttgtgtgtgtgtgtggttgcgtGTGAAAGTAGTAAAATAACTGACGAAGAAACCCTCCACGGTAGGAGAGCAGGAAAAGCGAGGAAAAAGGGCAAAACgaacaagaagaagacacGACTAGGAGAAGGGAAGAGAAGAGGATGGGAGGTAGGCAGGGAGTGTTTTTATATTGCATCAGGAGGAGCTATTTTAGTACGTCATAGCTggagaaggttttttttcccttttcttaTTTGAAACACAGACAACAACAAATAGAAAAGTGTGCCCGAGTGTGTGACagttttgttaatattttctctctctctctctctctctctctctctctctctcttcttctctctgttttcctgctctgtgtgtgtttctggaACTCATGctctatttttgtttgcttcatctTCTTGTTTCTTCCCCATCGTTTGCGGTCCTTTCCCCACTCTCCCCTTCAACCACCGAAAACTCCCACTATGCGCTCCCATACGCAGACCGCTGAACAGTACACGATGGAGCAATGCAATAACGATCGTCCTTGTGTTATCAGTAGTGGAAACTTTTTTCCCCAGAACTCCAAGAGTAGCgcgaaacagcagcagcagcagcaacacacacaggcaATCAGCAAGCATCTAACGCAAAAGGATGACCCGCACCTGCACAGCCCGCACCACCAGGACCAGTCGTCGCTCGGCGAGATCGAGGTGATTCTGGTGCAGCAGCACAAACAGGACGCCCTATCGGTGATCATCCATCCGCAGGAGAGCATGCAGCAGATCAACATGTGCCTGGGCAGCCAGAACCCGGGCTCGGTCGACTCGATGATGTCGTCCGACTTTCAGACGCTCTCGCCGATGCACGACCGGGACTCGCCGGTCAGCCTCAACACGAACACCTCGTACGCGACGCTCACGCCGCTGCAGCCGCTGCCCCCCATCTCGACCATGTCGGACAAGTTCGCGTACTCGATCGGGGGCAACATCTGCGAGGCATTTCCGGGCATCAACAGCGGCGCGGTCGGCGTCAACATCGAGATCAACTCGTGCTACAACCTGGAGAAGCTGGGCGTCATCCACTCGCCGGTGCATCTGAGCGCGGTGCAGGAGCTGTCGCCGGACGGCGGGGATGTGGTGCACTCGCAtcaccatcaacagcagcagcagcagcagcaccagcagcaccagcagcaacagcagcaccagcagcagcaccagcagcaccagcagcaccatcaccaccatcaccatcatccggACGTGCTGCAGGAGAAGGGGCACGGGCTGAAGGAGCACGGGCTGAAGGAGCATCTGGCGGGCGGGCCGGACAAGGACCCGACGCTGCAGGACGCCGACATCaagggcggcggcggtggcggtggcgctgGCAACGGCGATCCGTGCATACTGGTGCGCGGCTCGCCCGGCCTGGACGACCGGTTCCTCGGGTCGGGGAAGGAGCTGGTGGTGCGGCACCATCCGAAGGACGACGGGGAGCAGTTTAGCGGCACAGTGCAATACCTGGAACATCCGAACGGGTCGGACGTGGTGCTACACGGCACCGGCAACGGCTCCGGACCCGGCGGAGGTGATAGTAGCGGCGGCGGgggaggcggcggcggcggcggcggcggtagtGGCAGCATCCTGACAGGCAAGGAGCACCACCAGTCGGTGTTTCTTAACAAGTCTTTCAGTTCAAAAACCAACATAAGCGACCTTAACCTGTGTAAAGAGATTGTTATCGACGACGTGTACGAGGAGTCGGAGCTGGACCACGTGAAGCTGGAGGAGAAGAAGCTGGAGGAATCGTGCAATCAACCATTGACCAATGGCGGCGGGGCCGCCGCCGGCAAGAGCGGGTCGTGCGTGTCGCTCGGCGACGTCGGCTGCCTGAACGGGGACCTGGAGGAGATCAACACGAAGGAGCTGGCGCACCGGATCAGCTCCGAGCTGAAGCGGTACAGCATCCCGCAGGCGATCTTCGCCCAGCGGGTCCTCTGCCGGTCCCAGGGCACCCTGTCCGATCTGCTGCGGAACCCGAAACCGTGGTCGAAGCTCAAGTCGGGCCGCGAAACGTTCCGCCGGATGTACAAATGGATACAGGAGCCGGAATATCAGCGAATGTCTGCACTCAGGCTCGCAGGTACCGATCCATTCCCTGTctgtttggtgtgtttgtgtgtgtgtttgggtgtgtttttgCCGGCACGCTcactttttatttcttttaatttgctCTCTTCCTTTTTGTTCTAGCACATCTGCTCTAGTCCAGTACCTATTGTGCGTAgaattatgtatttatttatttgtttttattatttactgTGTAAGCGCACCATCGAGTAAACTGCCCGAAACGTGATAAACCactttaatgtttgttttcttttgttttttctttttttttgttttgtttccttctcgCTGTTTGCCTTTCTACTGTGCCCTCCTTTGCTACTTGAGTTTAGTTCCgcattcgtgtttttttttcacttgcaTTGAAGTCGTTTgttttcgcacatttggtttgtcagtttttccttcttcttttggttttttttgtttttaaagtttCGCCTCACTCCGTTACTCGTTCGTGCTAgtcgtgtttttgtgttgttgttttgttttgactctCCGTAATCTACCAAACTTACCGGAAAGAGGGATGACAAATGGATGGTTAACCTTGTgtgattttttctctctctcttttctcctTTTCAAGCAACTCAATCGGCGAAACCAGGTTATTGCTCTTTTCCATTGTTTCCTTTACTATTTCGATGTACTATCCCTAGCGATGCTGcgttgaaaagcaaaaaaaaaaaacgaaaaaaaaaaaactagtaaACCTCCAACACTTCCCGCTCCAACATTTCCATACCAACATTCCTTTTTCGTCCTGTATGATATGCTCGAATCTCTAACACGTGTTTTATTAACCAACTTTCTTCACTCATATTTATTTCTCTTCGCTTGCCATGAACAACGTCTACTACtcgtactactactaccactactaccactacctTGGATAACATCAAACTGGTTGGATTGTGTTTGGTTGTGTatctctgtgtgtctgtgtgtgcgcgtttggGGGCGCGTTCGGTGGCCCGTTCTCGCCAACTACTAACACCTACTAACAGTTAACTCTAAGAAGCCCGAAGAGCCCGAAAACCACGTCATGATGGGACACACGAAAAAACCTCGACTAGTCTTTACAGATCTGCAGAGAAGGACCCTTCAGGCAATTTTCAAAGTATGACATTTTTCTATCCGTGTTGTAGCcatttgcgtgtgtttgt is a window from the Anopheles merus strain MAF chromosome X, AmerM5.1, whole genome shotgun sequence genome containing:
- the LOC121592645 gene encoding uncharacterized protein LOC121592645 isoform X2; this encodes MEHDFSSGNFFPQNSKSSAKQQQQQQHTQAISKHLTQKDDPHLHSPHHQDQSSLGEIEVILVQQHKQDALSVIIHPQESMQQINMCLGSQNPGSVDSMMSSDFQTLSPMHDRDSPVSLNTNTSYATLTPLQPLPPISTMSDKFAYSIGGNICEAFPGINSGAVGVNIEINSCYNLEKLGVIHSPVHLSAVQELSPDGGDVVHSHHHQQQQQQQHQQHQQQQQHQQQHQQHQQHHHHHHHHPDVLQEKGHGLKEHGLKEHLAGGPDKDPTLQDADIKGGGGGGGAGNGDPCILVRGSPGLDDRFLGSGKELVVRHHPKDDGEQFSGTVQYLEHPNGSDVVLHGTGNGSGPGGGDSSGGGGGGGGGGGGSGSILTGKEHHQSVFLNKSFSSKTNISDLNLCKEIVIDDVYEESELDHVKLEEKKLEESCNQPLTNGGGAAAGKSGSCVSLGDVGCLNGDLEEINTKELAHRISSELKRYSIPQAIFAQRVLCRSQGTLSDLLRNPKPWSKLKSGRETFRRMYKWIQEPEYQRMSALRLAATQSAKPVNSKKPEEPENHVMMGHTKKPRLVFTDLQRRTLQAIFKETKRPSKEMQVTIARQLGLEPTTVGNFFMNARRRSMDKWKDESMKGRSSSSDNVILEHLKDDSSDENLGYDSAFVSGDGPLEHNYQQHVLN
- the LOC121592645 gene encoding mediator of RNA polymerase II transcription subunit 12 isoform X5, encoding MEQCNNDRPCVISSGNFFPQNSKSSAKQQQQQQHTQAISKHLTQKDDPHLHSPHHQDQSSLGEIEVILVQQHKQDALSVIIHPQESMQQINMCLGSQNPGSVDSMMSSDFQTLSPMHDRDSPVSLNTNTSYATLTPLQPLPPISTMSDKFAYSIGGNICEAFPGINSGAVGVNIEINSCYNLEKLGVIHSPVHLSAVQELSPDGGDVVHSHHHQQQQQQQHQQHQQQQQHQQQHQQHQQHHHHHHHHPDVLQEKGHGLKEHGLKEHLAGGPDKDPTLQDADIKGGGGGGGAGNGDPCILVRGSPGLDDRFLGSGKELVVRHHPKDDGEQFSGTVQYLEHPNGSDVVLHGTGNGSGPGGGDSSGGGGGGGGGGGGSGSILTGKEHHQSVFLNKSFSSKTNISDLNLCKEIVIDDVYEESELDHVKLEEKKLEESCNQPLTNGGGAAAGKSGSCVSLGDVGCLNGDLEEINTKELAHRISSELKRYSIPQAIFAQRVLCRSQGTLSDLLRNPKPWSKLKSGRETFRRMYKWIQEPEYQRMSALRLAAHLL
- the LOC121592645 gene encoding mediator of RNA polymerase II transcription subunit 12 isoform X4, producing the protein MEQCNNDRPCVISSGNFFPQNSKSSAKQQQQQQHTQAISKHLTQKDDPHLHSPHHQDQSSLGEIEVILVQQHKQDALSVIIHPQESMQQINMCLGSQNPGSVDSMMSSDFQTLSPMHDRDSPVSLNTNTSYATLTPLQPLPPISTMSDKFAYSIGGNICEAFPGINSGAVGVNIEINSCYNLEKLGVIHSPVHLSAVQELSPDGGDVVHSHHHQQQQQQQHQQHQQQQQHQQQHQQHQQHHHHHHHHPDVLQEKGHGLKEHGLKEHLAGGPDKDPTLQDADIKGGGGGGGAGNGDPCILVRGSPGLDDRFLGSGKELVVRHHPKDDGEQFSGTVQYLEHPNGSDVVLHGTGNGSGPGGGDSSGGGGGGGGGGGGSGSILTGKEHHQSVFLNKSFSSKTNISDLNLCKEIVIDDVYEESELDHVKLEEKKLEESCNQPLTNGGGAAAGKSGSCVSLGDVGCLNGDLEEINTKELAHRISSELKRYSIPQAIFAQRVLCRSQGTLSDLLRNPKPWSKLKSGRETFRRMYKWIQEPEYQRMSALRLAATQSAKPGN
- the LOC121592645 gene encoding uncharacterized protein LOC121592645 isoform X3; this encodes MEHDFSGNFFPQNSKSSAKQQQQQQHTQAISKHLTQKDDPHLHSPHHQDQSSLGEIEVILVQQHKQDALSVIIHPQESMQQINMCLGSQNPGSVDSMMSSDFQTLSPMHDRDSPVSLNTNTSYATLTPLQPLPPISTMSDKFAYSIGGNICEAFPGINSGAVGVNIEINSCYNLEKLGVIHSPVHLSAVQELSPDGGDVVHSHHHQQQQQQQHQQHQQQQQHQQQHQQHQQHHHHHHHHPDVLQEKGHGLKEHGLKEHLAGGPDKDPTLQDADIKGGGGGGGAGNGDPCILVRGSPGLDDRFLGSGKELVVRHHPKDDGEQFSGTVQYLEHPNGSDVVLHGTGNGSGPGGGDSSGGGGGGGGGGGGSGSILTGKEHHQSVFLNKSFSSKTNISDLNLCKEIVIDDVYEESELDHVKLEEKKLEESCNQPLTNGGGAAAGKSGSCVSLGDVGCLNGDLEEINTKELAHRISSELKRYSIPQAIFAQRVLCRSQGTLSDLLRNPKPWSKLKSGRETFRRMYKWIQEPEYQRMSALRLAATQSAKPVNSKKPEEPENHVMMGHTKKPRLVFTDLQRRTLQAIFKETKRPSKEMQVTIARQLGLEPTTVGNFFMNARRRSMDKWKDESMKGRSSSSDNVILEHLKDDSSDENLGYDSAFVSGDGPLEHNYQQHVLN
- the LOC121592645 gene encoding uncharacterized protein LOC121592645 isoform X1; protein product: MEQCNNDRPCVISSGNFFPQNSKSSAKQQQQQQHTQAISKHLTQKDDPHLHSPHHQDQSSLGEIEVILVQQHKQDALSVIIHPQESMQQINMCLGSQNPGSVDSMMSSDFQTLSPMHDRDSPVSLNTNTSYATLTPLQPLPPISTMSDKFAYSIGGNICEAFPGINSGAVGVNIEINSCYNLEKLGVIHSPVHLSAVQELSPDGGDVVHSHHHQQQQQQQHQQHQQQQQHQQQHQQHQQHHHHHHHHPDVLQEKGHGLKEHGLKEHLAGGPDKDPTLQDADIKGGGGGGGAGNGDPCILVRGSPGLDDRFLGSGKELVVRHHPKDDGEQFSGTVQYLEHPNGSDVVLHGTGNGSGPGGGDSSGGGGGGGGGGGGSGSILTGKEHHQSVFLNKSFSSKTNISDLNLCKEIVIDDVYEESELDHVKLEEKKLEESCNQPLTNGGGAAAGKSGSCVSLGDVGCLNGDLEEINTKELAHRISSELKRYSIPQAIFAQRVLCRSQGTLSDLLRNPKPWSKLKSGRETFRRMYKWIQEPEYQRMSALRLAATQSAKPVNSKKPEEPENHVMMGHTKKPRLVFTDLQRRTLQAIFKETKRPSKEMQVTIARQLGLEPTTVGNFFMNARRRSMDKWKDESMKGRSSSSDNVILEHLKDDSSDENLGYDSAFVSGDGPLEHNYQQHVLN